The DNA region GCCATCCATGCATGAGAAGCCCCTGACAAAACCACTGGCCATCCAGCTTGAGTCCGTAGCCAAGAAATATGGGGATCACACGGTCATCAACAACGTCTCGCTGTCGGTGCGGGAGGGGGAGGTGACGGCCATCATCGGTCCCAGTGGTGCGGGCAAGAGCACTCTGCTGCGCTGCATCAATCTTCTGGAACGCCCTGACACAGGATGTATCACGGTGGAGGGCAGCCAGATCGATGCCAGCACCAACTTCACCGCTAAGGACCTGGCTGCCCTGCGACGGAACGTCGGAATGGTTTTCCAGTCTTTCAACCTCTTCCCGCACCTGAACGTCCTGCGCAACGTGAGTCTTGCGCAGGAGCGCGTCCTGGGACGCTCACGCCAGGAAGCCGATGTCCGCTCCATGAAACTGCTGGAGCGTGTGGGCCTGGCCGACAAGGCCAAACAGTACCCGTCCCGCTGTTCCGGCGGCCAGCAACAACGTATCGCCATCGCACGGGCGCTGGCCTTGGACCCGCGCGTCATGCTCTTCGATGAACCCACGTCAGCCCTGGACCCTGAGGTCGGCCTCGAGGTCCTGGCAGTGATGAAGGAACTGGCTGCGGAGGGCATGACCATGGTCGTGGTGACCCACGAAATGCAGTTTGCCCGGGACGTCTCCGATCATTTGGTGGTCATGGCCAACGGGGCGATCCTGGAAGAAGGCGACCCGGAAGAGATCTTCACCAATCCCGTCCAGACGCGCACCCGCGAATTCCTCCGCGCCGTATTGGAGCGCTGACGCCAATGGATACTTTCCTGACCATCCTTCAGGGCGTCCCGATGACCATTGGGCTGACGGTCGCTGCCCTTGCCATCGGCGCCGTCGGAGGCATCCCGCTGGCGCTGGGCCGCCGCTCGAACATTCCAGGGATCAGGTTCGTTGCCGTGTCCCTGATCGAAGTCCTGCGCGGCATCCCGCCGATCGTCTGGCTGTTCATCATCTACTTCGGCCTCGGTACGGCCTTGCCGATGCTGGATCCCCTCACTTCGGCCATCATCGGCCTGGGACTGATTTCCTGCGCCTATATGGCCGAGATCTACCGGGGTGGCCTTTCGGCCATTACCCGGGGCCAGTGGGAAGCCGGCGAAGCGCTCGGCATGGGCAGACAGTCGGTGCTGACGTTCATCATCGGCCCCCAGGTCTTCCGTGTATCGGTTCCGGCCGCGGCGAGCTACGCCATCGGACTGATCAAAGACTCGTCAGTGGCCTACACCATCGGCGTTTCCGAAATCGTGTACTTCGCCAACGACCAGTCCCGCCAAAGTTCGGACGCCCTCGGTCCGTTCTTCCTTGCGGCCCTGGTGTACGTCATCATGACCATCCCCTGCGCCTGGGTGACCCGGGCCCTTGACGCCCGGCTGCGGAAGCGAGTAGCACGATGAATATCCTCAATGACTGGCCCTCGTACCTGCCCGGGCTGCTGGGCGGCCTGGGTGTCAGCGTCCAGGTAGCCCTGCTGAGCCTGCTCATCGGTGTGCCCGGCGGCCTGCTGCTGGCAATTGGTGCGGGCAGCAAGAAAAAATTCGTCAGGATCCTCATCATCGGCATTGTGGAGATCGGCCGCGGAACGCCGGCGCTGGTGGTCCTGCAGATCTTTTACTTCGGGCTTCCTGCCAGCGGCATGACGCTGACGTCGACAGCCGCGAGCGTCGTCGCGTTGGCTACGACCACTGCCGCGTACACCAGCGAAATCCTGCGTGGCGGATTACAGGCAGTCCCCCAGGGCGAGGTGGAAGCTGCCGGCGCGCTGGGTATGAACCGGCGTGACACGCTGCGGTTCATCGTCATTCCCCAGGGCTTCAGGGTGGCGATCCCGTCCCTCATTGGCTTCGCCATCCTGATATTCCAGGCCACATCCCTGGCGTACACGGTGGCGTTGCCGGAACTGCTCAGCCAGGCGTATTCGATCGGTTCCTCCACGTTCAACTACCTCAGCGTGCTGGTTCTGGCAGGCCTCATGTATGCCGCCATCACCATTCCAGCCAGCTGGCTCACCAGCAGGGCAGAAAAACGTCTCGCCCGTCACCTCTAAGCACGCACCCCAAGGAGAAACCATGAAGAACCAGAAAACCGCCTTCCTTGCAGCGCTCGCCTTCGGGGCCACGGCCCTGAGCGGCTGCAGCGCCGCCGCCACCGCCCAGAACGCGGACTGCAAGCCTGCCCATACATTCCCGACCGTTGCCGAAGGCAAACTCTCAGTGGTCCTGTACGACCTGCCCCCGTTCTCGAAGCTTGAAGGCAACAAAGTGACCGGTGTCGACGGCGACATTGTGAACGCCATCGCCGAGATGGAATGCCTGACAGTTTCGGCGAAATCCGTTGCCACTGCAGCGAACATCCCCACTGTCCAGGCCGGCCGGGCCGACGTGTCCATCGCGGCGTGGTACCGCACAGCTTCCCGGGCTGAGATCGTGGGCCTCACCGACCCGATTTATACGGACCAGATGGCCATCATCTCCAAGGACGGGCTGGATGACGCCGAGCAACTCAAGGGCAAGAGCGTCGGGACCGTGGACGGGTACCTGTGGGTGGACGACATGAAGAAGCTCCTCGGAGATTCCCTCAAGGTCTACCCGACCACGCTGAACATGAACCAGGACCTTGCTGCCGGCCGTATCGACGTCGGAATCGATAGCTACGGTTCAGCCCAGTTCAACAAAAAGGGCGATCTCAAAGTCGCCGTGATCAAGCCCCATGAGGCCATTGCCGCGTCCAAGGAAGCGGCACAGATCGCCATCCCCGTTCCGCAGAAGAATACCGAACTGCTGGCGGCCCTGAACGCCGACCTGAAGACGCTGCGGGAAAGCGGAAAGCTCGAGGAAATCCTCAAGGCCAACGGCCTGGACGCTTCCGCGGCGGACACCGGTGAGGCGCGCCTCATCAAGTAGGCCCCGTGGCGGCACAGCACCTGCGGTTGACGCACAAGGTGCTGTGCCGCTGCGGTGTGGCAACAGCGAAGCGGCGGGCCCTGATGGGACCGCCGCTTCGTGTTCCTGCCGGGAGGGACTACACAGCGGGAGGGACTGGACGCCGGAAGGGCTAGACGCCGCGGCCTGGAGTGAGGATTCCCTGGGGGTCAAAGGCGTGCTTGATCCGCTGGTGCGCTGCCCGGGTGGCAGGATCCAGCTGCTTGGTGAGTGACCCGAATTTGAGCGATCCGACGCCATGTTCACCGCTGAGCGTTCCGCCCAGGCTCAGCGCCCTGTCTGTGATGAGGTCCAGGATCCGTTCCGCTGCCGCGTACGCCCCGGCCGACTCATCGGTTATGACGACGGAAGGGTGGAGGTTTCCATCGCCGGCATGCGCGAACGTGGGTATGGCCACGCCCTCGTCCGCACTGATTTTCTCCAGCGCCTCGAACATGTCGGCCAGCCGGGCGATTGGAACGGCGACGTCGCAGGACGCGCGCAGGCCCCTGGCATCAAGCGCCTTACCGGAGACCCGGCGTGCTTCAAGGAGTACGTCGCCTTCGGCCTGTTCCACATCGGTGGCTCCTGCTTCCCTGCAGAGCCATGCAGCCACCGCAGCGTCTTCCTCCGAACTGACCGAAATGAACTGACCGACGAGTATTGCCGCCCCGTCGGTGGACAGTCCCGTGGGATGGAACTTTTCAACGATCTCCACGCTGGCCCGGTCCATCAGTTCGAGGACCTCGGGGACCACGGAGCTGTTCATGATCGCGGTCACCGCCCTGCCCGCGGAGGAGGCTGAGGGAAATGTTGCGCGGAAGGTGACTGCTTTGCCGGCTGGGCGGGGCACGAGCCTGACGGTCGCGGCGGTAACGATCCCCAGGGTTCCTTCAGAGCCGACAAAAAGGCTGGTGAGGTCGTATCCCACCACGTTCTTGCGCGTTGTTGAACCGGTGCGGATGATTTCGCCGTCGGCCAGCACAACCTCCAGGCCAGCCACGCTGTCGGTGGTTACGCCGTACTTCACGCAGCGGAGCCCGCCGGCGTTTGTGGCAATGTTGCCGCCGATTGTTGACTGGCGGTAGCTGGCGGGGTCGGGGGCGTACATCAGGCCGAATTCGGCGGCGGCAGCGTCGATGTCCGCGGTGATGACTCCGGCCTGGACCTCCGCCAATCGATTGCCGGGATCGATGCTGAGAATGGTGTCCATTTCTGCAAGCGAAATGACCAGACCCTCAGCGTAGGCGACGGCGCCGCCGGCCAGGCCGGTGCCGGCGCCACGGACGGAAACGGGGATGTTGTTTCGCCCCGCCCAGCGGACCCCGGCTGCCACATCCTCCGTGCTCCGGGCGGTGAGGACAGCGAGCGGCAGTCCCTGGGGTGCCGCCCGGGAGGCGTCCGTACTGTAGCGAACCAGCTCGGCCGGGTCTGTCAAAATCCTGCCTGCGAGCTCTGCTGCCAGTTCTTTGGTTGTGATCATG from Arthrobacter pascens includes:
- a CDS encoding amino acid ABC transporter ATP-binding protein, which produces MHEKPLTKPLAIQLESVAKKYGDHTVINNVSLSVREGEVTAIIGPSGAGKSTLLRCINLLERPDTGCITVEGSQIDASTNFTAKDLAALRRNVGMVFQSFNLFPHLNVLRNVSLAQERVLGRSRQEADVRSMKLLERVGLADKAKQYPSRCSGGQQQRIAIARALALDPRVMLFDEPTSALDPEVGLEVLAVMKELAAEGMTMVVVTHEMQFARDVSDHLVVMANGAILEEGDPEEIFTNPVQTRTREFLRAVLER
- a CDS encoding amino acid ABC transporter permease, with translation MDTFLTILQGVPMTIGLTVAALAIGAVGGIPLALGRRSNIPGIRFVAVSLIEVLRGIPPIVWLFIIYFGLGTALPMLDPLTSAIIGLGLISCAYMAEIYRGGLSAITRGQWEAGEALGMGRQSVLTFIIGPQVFRVSVPAAASYAIGLIKDSSVAYTIGVSEIVYFANDQSRQSSDALGPFFLAALVYVIMTIPCAWVTRALDARLRKRVAR
- a CDS encoding amino acid ABC transporter permease, whose amino-acid sequence is MNILNDWPSYLPGLLGGLGVSVQVALLSLLIGVPGGLLLAIGAGSKKKFVRILIIGIVEIGRGTPALVVLQIFYFGLPASGMTLTSTAASVVALATTTAAYTSEILRGGLQAVPQGEVEAAGALGMNRRDTLRFIVIPQGFRVAIPSLIGFAILIFQATSLAYTVALPELLSQAYSIGSSTFNYLSVLVLAGLMYAAITIPASWLTSRAEKRLARHL
- a CDS encoding substrate-binding periplasmic protein, whose protein sequence is MKNQKTAFLAALAFGATALSGCSAAATAQNADCKPAHTFPTVAEGKLSVVLYDLPPFSKLEGNKVTGVDGDIVNAIAEMECLTVSAKSVATAANIPTVQAGRADVSIAAWYRTASRAEIVGLTDPIYTDQMAIISKDGLDDAEQLKGKSVGTVDGYLWVDDMKKLLGDSLKVYPTTLNMNQDLAAGRIDVGIDSYGSAQFNKKGDLKVAVIKPHEAIAASKEAAQIAIPVPQKNTELLAALNADLKTLRESGKLEEILKANGLDASAADTGEARLIK
- a CDS encoding FAD-binding oxidoreductase codes for the protein MITTKELAAELAGRILTDPAELVRYSTDASRAAPQGLPLAVLTARSTEDVAAGVRWAGRNNIPVSVRGAGTGLAGGAVAYAEGLVISLAEMDTILSIDPGNRLAEVQAGVITADIDAAAAEFGLMYAPDPASYRQSTIGGNIATNAGGLRCVKYGVTTDSVAGLEVVLADGEIIRTGSTTRKNVVGYDLTSLFVGSEGTLGIVTAATVRLVPRPAGKAVTFRATFPSASSAGRAVTAIMNSSVVPEVLELMDRASVEIVEKFHPTGLSTDGAAILVGQFISVSSEEDAAVAAWLCREAGATDVEQAEGDVLLEARRVSGKALDARGLRASCDVAVPIARLADMFEALEKISADEGVAIPTFAHAGDGNLHPSVVITDESAGAYAAAERILDLITDRALSLGGTLSGEHGVGSLKFGSLTKQLDPATRAAHQRIKHAFDPQGILTPGRGV